A window of the Mesotoga prima MesG1.Ag.4.2 genome harbors these coding sequences:
- a CDS encoding alpha/beta fold hydrolase — MKVTRRASLVVLLIVLLGGMLFAAGSEYTVVKGDTLWEIAKAYGVDWKEIAELNGITDEFALQVGTVLKIPEAYTEISVMIPNIDHEIPAVICIPNGDGPFPLVVMLHGTGSDKNEAGGGYLLAAPALAKAGIASVRFDFIGNGESTADYINYNFTSAVDDTNIAFAYAASLPRVDGHRAGIMGWSQGGTIALLAAGQNPAYKSVLCWAGAPDLSGVGSLEAYEIAKQNGYYELTFEWRSPLKLGLQWFDEAYGTDVLQVFSNSSAPVLAINGSEDTVVDPVNAQRIVDASRNEKSKVLIIEGADHTFNIFTGDMTAFNQLIEATVDWFSKTL, encoded by the coding sequence TTGAAAGTTACGAGGAGAGCTTCTCTAGTTGTTCTTTTGATTGTGCTTCTTGGCGGTATGCTTTTCGCAGCCGGAAGCGAGTACACTGTTGTAAAGGGAGATACTCTATGGGAGATCGCAAAGGCGTATGGTGTCGACTGGAAGGAAATTGCCGAACTTAACGGAATCACTGATGAGTTTGCACTTCAGGTGGGAACGGTCTTGAAGATTCCTGAAGCCTATACGGAAATATCCGTCATGATTCCCAATATCGATCATGAGATTCCCGCTGTTATCTGCATACCCAACGGTGACGGTCCATTTCCGTTAGTTGTTATGCTTCATGGAACAGGCTCTGATAAGAACGAGGCCGGTGGTGGTTACCTGCTGGCAGCTCCAGCGCTTGCAAAGGCCGGTATTGCGAGTGTTCGCTTTGACTTCATTGGGAACGGCGAGAGTACTGCCGACTACATTAACTACAATTTCACTTCAGCCGTAGACGACACGAACATCGCGTTCGCTTACGCGGCAAGTCTTCCAAGAGTGGACGGTCATCGGGCTGGGATAATGGGCTGGAGCCAGGGTGGAACGATCGCTTTGCTTGCGGCAGGACAGAATCCCGCTTACAAGTCTGTTCTCTGCTGGGCTGGCGCTCCTGACCTGTCAGGCGTTGGAAGCTTAGAAGCTTACGAAATTGCGAAGCAGAATGGTTACTATGAGCTGACCTTTGAGTGGAGAAGCCCTCTTAAACTGGGACTTCAGTGGTTCGACGAGGCCTACGGAACGGACGTCTTGCAGGTCTTCTCTAACTCAAGTGCACCGGTGCTTGCTATCAATGGTTCAGAAGACACAGTAGTCGATCCCGTGAATGCGCAGAGAATCGTCGATGCATCAAGAAATGAGAAATCGAAGGTTCTTATAATCGAGGGCGCAGACCACACCTTCAATATATTCACCGGAGATATGACCGCATTCAATCAGCTAATAGAAGCCACTGTAGATTGGTTTAGCAAGACACTGTAA
- a CDS encoding IS256 family transposase, with protein MKFDREKIKSLIEKNGFENVGDVQEAMKELFGDVIKEMLEGELEDELGYSKHDYKNKETDNSRNGHSKKTVRSDYGEIELEIPRDRKGEFEPVVVKKHQRDISGIEDQIISMYARGMTVRDIQSHIEDIYGSRLSAESVSRITDKILPLVSEWRNRPLESAYAIVYMDAVFFRVVESNQVRKKALYIALGVSLNGHKDILGMWISETEGASYWLSILNELKNRGVEDVAIFSIDALSGMEEAIEAVYPFSEVQKCIVHQIRNTMRYVTWRDRRPLARDLKTIYQAPTREAGWNALLALEEKWGDKYHLSIKSWKDNWETLSTFFQYPEELRRLVYTTNPIESVNRQLRKVTKNKGVFPTDNSLLKMAYLAIMNITKKWTVRTLDWSRILTQLVIKYERLAKYIS; from the coding sequence ATGAAATTTGACAGAGAAAAGATCAAGTCGTTAATCGAGAAGAATGGATTTGAAAACGTTGGAGATGTTCAAGAGGCAATGAAGGAATTGTTTGGTGACGTAATCAAAGAAATGCTTGAAGGAGAACTGGAAGATGAGCTTGGATATTCGAAGCATGACTACAAGAACAAAGAGACTGACAATTCCAGGAATGGACATAGCAAGAAGACAGTTAGGAGCGATTACGGAGAAATAGAACTTGAGATACCAAGAGACAGGAAAGGTGAATTTGAACCGGTTGTTGTGAAGAAACACCAGAGGGACATTTCTGGTATAGAGGATCAGATAATCTCCATGTATGCAAGGGGAATGACAGTAAGAGATATTCAGAGTCATATAGAGGATATCTACGGTTCCAGATTGTCTGCAGAGAGCGTAAGCAGGATAACGGACAAGATACTGCCACTGGTCTCCGAATGGAGAAACAGACCATTAGAATCTGCGTATGCGATAGTCTACATGGATGCCGTATTCTTCAGGGTCGTTGAAAGCAACCAGGTAAGGAAGAAAGCACTCTATATAGCCTTAGGAGTATCCCTAAATGGCCACAAAGACATTCTAGGCATGTGGATAAGTGAAACAGAAGGAGCAAGCTACTGGCTAAGCATTCTCAACGAATTGAAGAATCGCGGGGTTGAAGACGTGGCAATCTTCTCAATAGATGCATTAAGCGGAATGGAAGAAGCCATAGAGGCTGTATATCCATTCTCAGAGGTTCAGAAGTGCATAGTTCACCAGATAAGAAACACCATGAGATATGTTACCTGGAGGGATCGTAGACCTCTAGCACGCGATCTCAAGACAATTTATCAGGCACCTACAAGAGAGGCAGGATGGAATGCATTGCTTGCACTAGAAGAGAAGTGGGGCGACAAATACCACTTGTCAATAAAAAGCTGGAAAGATAACTGGGAAACTCTCTCAACCTTCTTTCAATATCCAGAGGAACTGAGAAGATTGGTTTATACAACTAATCCCATTGAATCAGTTAATAGACAACTCAGGAAGGTGACGAAGAACAAAGGAGTCTTTCCAACAGACAATTCTCTCTTAAAGATGGCTTATCTAGCAATAATGAACATAACAAAGAAATGGACAGTAAGAACTCTTGATTGGTCCAGGATCCTTACTCAACTTGTGATAAAGTATGAAAGATTAGCTAAGTACATAAGCTGA
- a CDS encoding ABC transporter ATP-binding protein gives MSKDSRVHGRGHQGRHGGPMGPGMMRGGEKAKDFRGTLRKLFQYLRKYQILIIVVLCFAAAGALFSIMGPKILGTVTTEVFEGIMAKITGTGEGINFESIARTMLILLGLYVLSALFMYIQGWIMSGISAKVTYKFRQEISQKINRLPLKYFDKSSQGDVLSRVTNDVDTISRTLNQSLSQIITSVTTVVGVTIMMFSISWQLTLIALLMLPVSMGLITFVVRLSQRYFKKQQQYLGKVNGHIEEMYGGHVVVKAFNGEEKSIQTFDKLNAELYDSAWKSQFLSGMMMPIMTFVGNLGYVLITIVGGWFAVRKMITVGDIQAFIQYVRSFTQPIAQIANIMNVFQQTAAAAERVFEFLEEEEEVAETSDPVRGVDHHGHVEFKNVRFGYDPEKIIIKDFSCEVDKGHNIAIVGPTGAGKTTIVKLLMRFYDVNSGEILLDGHNIKEYTRHDLRENFGMVLQDTWLYNASVWDNIKYGRLDATDEEVLAAAKAAHVDSFIHTLPDGYNLVLNEEQTNISQGQKQLITIARAILADPKVLILDEATSSVDTRTEALIQKAMANLMKDRTSFIIAHRLSTIRDADLILVMNEGDIVEQGTHEELLERGGFYAELYASQFESDFVEAV, from the coding sequence ATGAGCAAGGATAGTAGAGTACACGGAAGAGGCCATCAAGGTCGTCACGGCGGTCCAATGGGCCCCGGTATGATGCGCGGAGGAGAGAAGGCCAAAGATTTTCGAGGGACATTGAGGAAACTCTTTCAATATCTTAGGAAGTACCAGATCCTGATAATCGTAGTGCTCTGTTTTGCGGCGGCCGGCGCCCTCTTCTCCATAATGGGGCCGAAGATACTCGGGACGGTGACAACTGAAGTATTCGAGGGAATCATGGCCAAAATCACCGGGACCGGCGAAGGAATAAACTTCGAATCGATCGCTAGAACAATGCTTATTCTTCTCGGACTGTACGTGCTCAGCGCCCTGTTTATGTACATCCAGGGATGGATAATGTCGGGTATATCCGCGAAGGTCACATACAAATTCAGGCAGGAAATCTCCCAGAAGATAAACAGGCTTCCCCTGAAATACTTTGACAAGAGTTCCCAGGGAGACGTCCTGTCAAGGGTAACAAACGACGTCGACACCATAAGTAGAACGCTAAACCAGAGTCTGAGCCAGATCATAACATCCGTCACGACAGTTGTCGGCGTCACCATAATGATGTTCTCGATAAGCTGGCAGCTAACACTTATAGCCTTGCTAATGCTACCTGTTTCTATGGGGCTCATCACCTTTGTGGTCAGGCTTTCCCAGAGATACTTCAAGAAGCAGCAACAGTACCTCGGAAAGGTAAACGGCCACATTGAGGAGATGTACGGAGGCCACGTCGTTGTAAAGGCTTTCAACGGAGAGGAAAAAAGCATACAAACCTTCGACAAGCTCAACGCCGAATTATACGACTCCGCCTGGAAATCACAGTTTCTCTCCGGCATGATGATGCCCATAATGACATTCGTGGGAAACCTTGGATACGTCCTCATAACCATAGTAGGCGGCTGGTTTGCCGTCAGAAAGATGATCACAGTCGGCGACATCCAGGCCTTTATACAGTACGTAAGGTCGTTCACTCAGCCCATCGCGCAAATCGCAAATATCATGAACGTCTTCCAGCAGACGGCAGCTGCAGCGGAGAGAGTCTTCGAATTCCTGGAAGAAGAAGAGGAAGTTGCCGAGACTTCCGATCCTGTCAGAGGAGTCGATCATCACGGCCATGTCGAGTTCAAGAACGTCAGATTTGGCTACGACCCGGAAAAGATAATCATAAAAGATTTCTCCTGCGAAGTTGACAAGGGCCACAACATTGCCATCGTCGGCCCCACGGGAGCGGGGAAGACGACCATAGTCAAACTCCTGATGCGCTTCTATGATGTCAACTCCGGAGAGATACTTCTGGACGGACATAACATAAAAGAATACACCCGACACGACCTGAGGGAAAACTTCGGAATGGTCCTCCAAGACACCTGGCTTTACAACGCCAGTGTCTGGGACAACATCAAATACGGAAGGCTCGACGCAACCGATGAAGAAGTTCTTGCAGCGGCTAAGGCGGCTCATGTCGACTCCTTTATCCATACCCTCCCGGACGGATACAACCTCGTACTGAACGAAGAGCAGACAAACATCTCGCAGGGTCAAAAGCAGCTAATAACCATTGCCCGGGCAATACTGGCAGATCCGAAAGTTCTTATACTAGACGAAGCGACCAGTTCAGTCGACACAAGAACGGAAGCCCTTATACAGAAAGCCATGGCAAACTTGATGAAAGACAGGACCAGCTTCATCATAGCCCACAGACTTTCAACGATAAGAGATGCCGATCTCATACTCGTAATGAACGAAGGCGACATCGTTGAACAGGGAACTCACGAAGAACTACTTGAGCGAGGCGGCTTCTATGCAGAACTTTACGCGAGTCAGTTTGAAAGCGACTTCGTGGAGGCCGTATAA
- a CDS encoding ABC transporter ATP-binding protein, whose product MLKLIRYLKPYTVFIIVAVALLFVQAMAELALPDYMSNIVNVGIQQGGIEDAVPEAISKEAFDNVSLFMSGEDRQKVLSHYDLITKDSATYEENLKKYPALESKDVYVLKPGEIEDRQALSLIFGKALMAYSGVKNGMTGSNGSFAPPEGFKIPEGANVFLLMRLMPEAQRLEMLNQIDSMVEVMGENVVSQSAALVVKEIYEELGVDTTKLQSDYVLSTGLVMVLVTLLSTLSTIMVAFIASKIAAASARRMRRDVFEKVENFSNSEFARFSTASLITRTTNDITQIQLVIVLIIRMAFYAPIIGVGGIIRALEKSTSMSWIIALAVIIMLGLIGIVFAIALPKFKKIQKLIDRLNLVTREHLSGLMVVRAFNAQEFEEERFDAVNKDLTRTDLFVHRVMVVMMPAMMFVMNGTMLLIVWVGAHQIEASTMQVGDMMAYIQYAMLIIFAFLMFTMMFIMIPRASVSAARVSEILEVDPQIKDPKNPKKFGSDFKGTVEFKNVCYRFPGAEKNILNDISFTALPGQTTAIIGSTGSGKSTLLNMIPRFYDVCGGQVLVDGIDIREVNQHELREKIGYVPQKGILFSGTIESNLRYANENASDEEIKRAAEIAQALEFIRAKEEGFDSPISQGGTNVSGGQKQRLSIARALLKRPKILLFDDSFSALDFKTDAALRRKLKRETGDSTMIIVGQRIATIKNADQILVLDEGNLVGIGKHHELMKSCQIYREIAQSQLSEAELA is encoded by the coding sequence ATGCTCAAGCTGATTCGGTACCTTAAACCCTACACTGTCTTCATCATTGTCGCGGTGGCGCTGCTCTTCGTTCAGGCGATGGCGGAATTGGCTCTTCCAGATTACATGTCGAATATCGTAAATGTCGGAATCCAGCAGGGCGGTATCGAAGACGCAGTCCCGGAGGCCATTAGCAAAGAGGCTTTTGATAACGTCTCGCTGTTCATGAGCGGAGAAGATAGGCAAAAAGTTCTGAGCCACTACGATCTCATAACCAAAGACTCCGCCACTTACGAAGAAAACCTCAAGAAGTACCCTGCGTTGGAGAGCAAAGATGTCTATGTCCTAAAACCCGGTGAGATTGAAGACCGGCAGGCCCTCAGTCTGATCTTCGGTAAGGCCCTCATGGCTTACTCCGGAGTCAAGAACGGCATGACTGGGTCAAACGGTAGCTTCGCGCCTCCTGAGGGTTTCAAGATCCCCGAGGGGGCAAACGTATTCCTCCTTATGAGGCTGATGCCCGAGGCTCAGAGGCTTGAAATGCTAAATCAGATCGACAGCATGGTCGAAGTCATGGGTGAAAACGTCGTGAGCCAGTCGGCTGCTCTTGTCGTGAAGGAAATCTACGAAGAGCTTGGCGTGGACACTACTAAGCTGCAGAGCGACTACGTGCTTAGCACGGGCTTGGTCATGGTTCTCGTGACTCTGCTGAGCACGCTGTCGACAATCATGGTTGCCTTCATCGCTTCGAAGATAGCAGCCGCCTCGGCCAGAAGGATGAGAAGAGACGTTTTCGAGAAGGTCGAGAACTTCTCAAACTCTGAATTTGCCAGGTTTTCTACGGCTTCGCTCATCACTAGAACAACAAACGATATAACTCAGATCCAGCTCGTGATTGTTCTCATAATCAGAATGGCTTTCTACGCCCCGATCATCGGTGTCGGAGGAATCATAAGGGCTCTTGAGAAGAGTACTTCCATGTCCTGGATCATTGCACTTGCCGTCATCATAATGCTTGGCCTGATTGGAATCGTGTTCGCCATAGCTTTGCCGAAATTCAAGAAGATACAAAAGCTTATAGACAGGCTGAACCTGGTTACAAGGGAACATCTTTCCGGTCTCATGGTCGTCAGGGCTTTCAATGCCCAGGAGTTTGAAGAAGAGAGATTCGACGCCGTGAACAAGGACTTGACAAGAACCGATCTCTTTGTTCACCGGGTGATGGTAGTGATGATGCCGGCCATGATGTTTGTGATGAACGGTACTATGCTGCTCATCGTCTGGGTGGGCGCACACCAGATAGAGGCCTCAACTATGCAGGTCGGAGATATGATGGCCTATATCCAGTACGCCATGTTGATCATATTCGCCTTTCTCATGTTTACAATGATGTTCATAATGATCCCAAGGGCCTCTGTCTCAGCTGCCAGAGTCTCCGAGATCCTCGAAGTCGACCCCCAGATAAAAGACCCTAAAAACCCGAAGAAATTTGGTAGTGATTTCAAGGGAACTGTCGAATTCAAGAACGTCTGCTACCGCTTCCCTGGTGCCGAGAAAAACATCTTGAACGACATAAGCTTCACGGCCCTGCCGGGACAGACCACTGCGATCATAGGCTCGACCGGCTCGGGGAAATCTACGCTTCTGAACATGATACCGAGGTTCTACGATGTCTGTGGCGGTCAAGTGCTGGTAGACGGAATTGACATCCGGGAAGTAAATCAACATGAGCTTAGAGAAAAGATAGGCTACGTCCCCCAGAAGGGCATCCTCTTCAGCGGAACTATTGAATCGAACCTCAGATACGCCAATGAGAATGCCTCTGATGAAGAAATCAAAAGGGCTGCCGAGATCGCACAGGCCCTCGAATTCATAAGGGCGAAGGAAGAAGGGTTTGACTCGCCCATATCCCAGGGCGGGACAAACGTGTCTGGAGGCCAGAAGCAGAGACTCTCCATAGCCAGGGCGCTTCTGAAGAGGCCGAAGATACTCCTCTTCGATGATAGCTTCTCGGCCCTCGACTTTAAGACGGACGCGGCGCTCAGGAGAAAGCTCAAAAGGGAAACGGGGGACAGCACGATGATAATTGTTGGCCAGAGAATTGCGACGATAAAGAACGCCGATCAGATACTCGTTCTTGACGAGGGCAATCTTGTTGGAATCGGCAAACACCACGAACTGATGAAAAGCTGTCAGATTTACAGAGAAATTGCACAATCACAGCTTTCAGAGGCGGAATTAGCATGA